The Streptomyces sp. NBC_00224 genome has a window encoding:
- a CDS encoding NADH-ubiquinone oxidoreductase-F iron-sulfur binding region domain-containing protein → MNAPLPDVPEVRVVGLPQLTAGFDLVERLGLDMHLKVHGPLEPVPGEQLAQLAEDISLNGRGGAGFPFARKLRAVAKSAIRRGVRPVVVVNASEGEPACRKDTVLVNRAPHLVLDGALLAAEALGARTLVVAVTRDSTEASIRAAFAERGLADRRGTALRARVVRTPERMISGEASSVIRAAGGGPAMPPGRKVRASDTGIGGAPTLLSNAETYAQLAVAARVGPRRYSHSGLPTEPGTVLLTLSGAVARPMVVEVPTGVPLRYVLQLAGAPPVPQGVLTGGYHGSWLDAAAAHDAVISRESLAAFGGALGAGAILPIGPETCPLGEALRIANWLAAETSGQCGPCRLGLPAAAGGLADVMNGGGPAALEALREVTGAVKGRGACKHPDGSARFLASTINAFTDDLAAHVLGGGCGRPTLGLLPLPGDGYQEEGIPSGEKVLVDWTLCEGHGLCADLIPELIRLGADGYPAVADATVPMHLRGRSQRAVRRCPALALRIEGAPAELPALTAPARKALGSGRG, encoded by the coding sequence GTGAACGCGCCACTGCCCGACGTCCCCGAGGTGCGGGTCGTCGGACTCCCGCAACTGACGGCGGGGTTCGACCTCGTCGAGCGCCTCGGCCTCGACATGCACCTGAAGGTGCACGGGCCGCTGGAGCCGGTGCCCGGCGAGCAGCTGGCCCAGCTCGCCGAGGACATCTCGCTCAACGGGCGCGGCGGCGCCGGGTTCCCGTTCGCCCGCAAACTGCGGGCGGTCGCCAAGTCCGCGATACGCCGGGGGGTGCGCCCGGTCGTCGTGGTCAACGCGAGCGAGGGAGAGCCCGCCTGCCGCAAGGACACGGTCCTGGTGAACCGCGCCCCCCATCTGGTCCTGGACGGCGCTCTGCTGGCCGCTGAGGCCCTCGGCGCCCGCACCCTGGTCGTCGCCGTCACCCGGGACTCCACGGAGGCCTCGATCCGCGCGGCCTTCGCCGAGCGGGGTCTGGCCGACCGGCGCGGGACCGCGCTCCGCGCGCGCGTGGTGCGCACTCCGGAGCGGATGATCTCCGGCGAGGCCTCGTCAGTGATCCGGGCGGCGGGCGGCGGGCCCGCGATGCCGCCGGGGCGCAAGGTACGCGCCTCGGACACCGGCATCGGGGGCGCACCCACGCTGCTGTCCAACGCGGAGACCTACGCGCAGCTCGCCGTGGCCGCCCGGGTCGGCCCGCGCCGCTACAGCCACTCCGGGCTGCCCACCGAGCCCGGCACGGTCCTGCTGACGCTCTCCGGGGCGGTGGCCCGCCCGATGGTGGTGGAGGTGCCGACGGGCGTACCGCTGCGGTACGTGCTCCAGCTGGCCGGGGCGCCGCCGGTGCCGCAGGGCGTGCTGACCGGCGGCTACCACGGGAGCTGGCTGGACGCGGCCGCCGCGCACGACGCGGTCATCTCGCGGGAGTCGCTCGCCGCGTTCGGCGGGGCGCTCGGCGCCGGCGCGATCCTGCCCATCGGGCCGGAGACCTGTCCGCTGGGCGAGGCACTGCGCATCGCCAACTGGCTGGCGGCCGAGACGTCGGGCCAGTGCGGCCCGTGCCGGCTCGGTCTGCCGGCCGCCGCGGGCGGCCTCGCGGACGTCATGAACGGCGGCGGCCCGGCCGCCCTGGAGGCGCTGCGCGAGGTGACGGGCGCGGTCAAGGGGCGCGGTGCCTGCAAGCACCCGGACGGCTCGGCCCGCTTCCTGGCGTCCACCATCAACGCGTTCACCGACGATCTGGCGGCGCACGTCCTGGGCGGCGGATGCGGCCGCCCCACGCTGGGCCTGCTGCCGCTGCCGGGCGACGGCTACCAGGAGGAGGGCATCCCCAGTGGCGAGAAGGTGCTGGTCGACTGGACGCTGTGCGAGGGGCACGGGCTGTGCGCGGATCTCATCCCGGAGCTGATCCGGCTGGGCGCCGACGGCTACCCGGCGGTGGCCGACGCGACCGTCCCGATGCATCTGCGGGGGCGCTCGCAGCGAGCGGTGCGCCGGTGCCCCGCGCTGGCGCTGCGGATCGAAGGGGCGCCCGCCGAACTGCCCGCGCTGACCGCCCCGGCCCGCAAGGCCCTGGGAAGCGGCCGCGGTTGA
- a CDS encoding glycosyltransferase 87 family protein — translation MTVNVLAHTAARLTPVRRPVALAAAACLISFATFWVAQRAAGVSMIDLMVYRAEGGAVRAGADLYAMRATRARLPTTYPPFAALLFTPLTLLGVPEMRTLATAANLALLVALAHLSLRLAGRGRPGAALWVAALTVWCEPVWTTLRYGQINLLLAVAVLWDLTRRAGHRGAGAGIGLAAAVKLTPALFALFLLLTGLVRARGAGWNQWLRQAATALAVFAGATLAAALVLPADSRRFWTSTVFETSRVGLAEDTANQSLRGVLARLLHTGDPGSWWTAAAALTAALGLYAAVRAELRGERARAVLCCAATALLVSPVSWSHHWVWCVPGLVLLGAHRIRGAVAAALVFGSYALWWVPHGAGRPELAQNGLQMALSALYPLAGAAFVAAVALGPRGGAPLRPWRTSRTS, via the coding sequence GTGACCGTGAACGTCCTCGCGCACACCGCCGCCCGTCTCACCCCCGTCCGCCGCCCCGTGGCGCTTGCCGCCGCGGCCTGTCTGATCTCTTTCGCCACCTTTTGGGTCGCCCAGCGGGCCGCCGGTGTCTCGATGATCGACCTGATGGTCTACCGGGCGGAGGGAGGGGCCGTACGGGCCGGGGCGGACCTGTACGCGATGCGCGCCACGCGCGCGCGGCTGCCCACCACCTACCCGCCGTTCGCCGCGCTGCTGTTCACACCGCTGACGCTGCTGGGCGTGCCCGAGATGCGCACGCTCGCCACGGCTGCGAACCTCGCCCTCCTTGTCGCGCTCGCCCACCTTTCGCTGCGGCTCGCGGGACGGGGGCGGCCGGGGGCCGCGCTGTGGGTGGCGGCGCTCACGGTGTGGTGCGAGCCGGTGTGGACGACCCTGCGCTATGGCCAGATCAATCTGCTGCTCGCGGTCGCCGTCCTGTGGGACCTGACCCGGCGGGCCGGCCACCGGGGGGCGGGCGCGGGCATCGGCCTCGCGGCCGCGGTGAAGCTCACGCCCGCGCTGTTCGCACTCTTCCTGCTGCTCACCGGTCTCGTACGCGCGCGTGGAGCGGGCTGGAACCAGTGGCTGCGGCAGGCGGCGACGGCGCTGGCGGTGTTCGCCGGGGCGACGCTGGCGGCCGCTCTCGTGCTGCCCGCCGACTCGCGCCGCTTCTGGACGTCGACGGTGTTCGAGACGAGCCGGGTCGGCCTCGCCGAGGACACCGCCAACCAGTCGCTGCGCGGTGTGCTGGCCCGGCTGCTGCACACCGGCGACCCGGGGTCCTGGTGGACGGCCGCCGCGGCCCTCACGGCGGCGCTGGGACTGTATGCGGCGGTACGGGCCGAGCTGCGCGGGGAGCGGGCCCGGGCGGTGCTGTGCTGCGCGGCCACGGCGCTCCTGGTGAGCCCGGTCTCCTGGTCGCACCACTGGGTGTGGTGCGTGCCCGGGCTCGTGCTGCTCGGGGCCCACCGGATCCGCGGGGCCGTCGCCGCCGCCCTGGTCTTCGGCTCGTACGCCCTGTGGTGGGTGCCGCACGGGGCGGGCCGCCCCGAACTGGCCCAGAACGGGCTGCAGATGGCGCTCTCGGCGCTCTACCCGCTGGCCGGGGCCGCCTTCGTGGCGGCGGTGGCGCTCGGGCCGCGGGGCGGGGCGCCGCTCAGGCCGTGGCGAACGAGTAGAACCTCTTGA